The following coding sequences lie in one Labrus bergylta chromosome 13, fLabBer1.1, whole genome shotgun sequence genomic window:
- the hao2 gene encoding hydroxyacid oxidase 2 isoform X1, whose product MSISYREGGRCAEMAMVCLTDFEEYAKEHLSKATWDYYAAGADECCTRDDNLLAYKRIRLRPRILRDVSVSDTRTTVQGTEISFPVGIAPTAFHCLAWHEGEVATARATEALNTCYITSTYSTCSVEEIVAAAPNGYRWFQLYVYRDRKLSEQIVHRVEGLGYKALVLTVDVPYTGKRRNDIRNQFKLPPHLKVKNFDGVFQQETAGPEEYGIPANTLDPSISWKDVYWLQSITRLPIIIKGILTKEDAELAVEHGVQGIIVSNHGGRQLDGGPASIDALSEIVDTVQGRIEVYLDGGIRTGSDVLKSLALGAKCVFIGRPAVWGLAYKGEEGVREVLQILNDEFRLSMALSGCRNVAEINRNLIQFSKL is encoded by the exons ATGAGTATAAGTTATCG AGAGGGGGGTCGCTGTGCAGAGATGGCTATGGTTTGTCTGACAGACTTTGAGGAGTATGCAAAAGAGCATCTCTCAAAGGCCACCTGGGATTATTACGCTGCTGGGGCAGACGAATGCTGCACCAGGGACGACAATCTGCTTGCGTACAAGAG GATCCGTCTGCGGCCTCGTATCCTGCGGGATGTGTCAGTGAGCGACACACGGACCACTGTGCAGGGGACAGAAATCAGCTTTCCAGTCGGTATAGCACCCACTGCCTTTCACTGCCTGGCCTGGCATGAAGGAGAGGTGGCCACAGCTCGAG CCACAGAGGCTCTGAACACCTGCTACATCACCAGCACTTACTCCACCTGCTCAGTGGAGGAGATCGTGGCAGCGGCACCAAACGGTTACCGCTGGTTCCAGCTGTACGTGTACCGGGACAGGAAGCTGTCTGAACAGATCGTGCACCGTGTGGAGGGGCTCGGCTACAAGGCGCTGGTCCTCACCGTGGACGTCCCCTACACGGGGAAGAGACGCAACGACATCCGCAACCAGTTCAAGCTCCCTCCACACCTCAAGGTCAAGAACTTTGATGGAGTCTTTCAG CAGGAGACGGCAGGCCCCGAGGAATACGGGATCCCGGCCAACACCTTGGACCCCTCCATCAGCTGGAAGGACGTGTACTGGCTCCAGTCCATCACCCGCCTGCCCATTATCATCAAGGGGATCCTGACCAAGGAGGACGCTGAGCTGGCTGTGGAGCACGGCGTCCAGGGAATCATTGTGTCTAACCACGGGGGGAGACAGCTGGACGGAGGCCCGGCCTCG ATTGACGCTCTGTCAGAGATCGTGGACACGGTGCAGGGCAGGATCGAGGTCTATCTGGACGGAGGAATCCGGACAGGAAGTGATGTACTGAAGTCGCTGGCCTTGGGAgcaaagtgtgttttcattggCCGTCCAGCCGTGTGGGGCCTTGCATACAAG GGGGAGGAAGGAGTAAGGGAAGTACTGCAAATCTTAAACGATGAGTTCCGTCTGTCCATGGCTCTATCAG GTTGCAGGAATGTGGCAGAAATCAACAGGAACCTCATTCAGTTCTCTAAACTCTAA
- the hao2 gene encoding hydroxyacid oxidase 2 isoform X3 — MAMVCLTDFEEYAKEHLSKATWDYYAAGADECCTRDDNLLAYKRIRLRPRILRDVSVSDTRTTVQGTEISFPVGIAPTAFHCLAWHEGEVATARATEALNTCYITSTYSTCSVEEIVAAAPNGYRWFQLYVYRDRKLSEQIVHRVEGLGYKALVLTVDVPYTGKRRNDIRNQFKLPPHLKVKNFDGVFQQETAGPEEYGIPANTLDPSISWKDVYWLQSITRLPIIIKGILTKEDAELAVEHGVQGIIVSNHGGRQLDGGPASIDALSEIVDTVQGRIEVYLDGGIRTGSDVLKSLALGAKCVFIGRPAVWGLAYKGEEGVREVLQILNDEFRLSMALSGCRNVAEINRNLIQFSKL; from the exons ATGGCTATGGTTTGTCTGACAGACTTTGAGGAGTATGCAAAAGAGCATCTCTCAAAGGCCACCTGGGATTATTACGCTGCTGGGGCAGACGAATGCTGCACCAGGGACGACAATCTGCTTGCGTACAAGAG GATCCGTCTGCGGCCTCGTATCCTGCGGGATGTGTCAGTGAGCGACACACGGACCACTGTGCAGGGGACAGAAATCAGCTTTCCAGTCGGTATAGCACCCACTGCCTTTCACTGCCTGGCCTGGCATGAAGGAGAGGTGGCCACAGCTCGAG CCACAGAGGCTCTGAACACCTGCTACATCACCAGCACTTACTCCACCTGCTCAGTGGAGGAGATCGTGGCAGCGGCACCAAACGGTTACCGCTGGTTCCAGCTGTACGTGTACCGGGACAGGAAGCTGTCTGAACAGATCGTGCACCGTGTGGAGGGGCTCGGCTACAAGGCGCTGGTCCTCACCGTGGACGTCCCCTACACGGGGAAGAGACGCAACGACATCCGCAACCAGTTCAAGCTCCCTCCACACCTCAAGGTCAAGAACTTTGATGGAGTCTTTCAG CAGGAGACGGCAGGCCCCGAGGAATACGGGATCCCGGCCAACACCTTGGACCCCTCCATCAGCTGGAAGGACGTGTACTGGCTCCAGTCCATCACCCGCCTGCCCATTATCATCAAGGGGATCCTGACCAAGGAGGACGCTGAGCTGGCTGTGGAGCACGGCGTCCAGGGAATCATTGTGTCTAACCACGGGGGGAGACAGCTGGACGGAGGCCCGGCCTCG ATTGACGCTCTGTCAGAGATCGTGGACACGGTGCAGGGCAGGATCGAGGTCTATCTGGACGGAGGAATCCGGACAGGAAGTGATGTACTGAAGTCGCTGGCCTTGGGAgcaaagtgtgttttcattggCCGTCCAGCCGTGTGGGGCCTTGCATACAAG GGGGAGGAAGGAGTAAGGGAAGTACTGCAAATCTTAAACGATGAGTTCCGTCTGTCCATGGCTCTATCAG GTTGCAGGAATGTGGCAGAAATCAACAGGAACCTCATTCAGTTCTCTAAACTCTAA
- the hao2 gene encoding hydroxyacid oxidase 2 isoform X2: protein MSISYREGGRCAEMAMVCLTDFEEYAKEHLSKATWDYYAAGADECCTRDDNLLAYKRIRLRPRILRDVSVSDTRTTVQGTEISFPVGIAPTAFHCLAWHEGEVATARATEALNTCYITSTYSTCSVEEIVAAAPNGYRWFQLYVYRDRKLSEQIVHRVEGLGYKALVLTVDVPYTGKRRNDIRNQFKLPPHLKVKNFDGVFQETAGPEEYGIPANTLDPSISWKDVYWLQSITRLPIIIKGILTKEDAELAVEHGVQGIIVSNHGGRQLDGGPASIDALSEIVDTVQGRIEVYLDGGIRTGSDVLKSLALGAKCVFIGRPAVWGLAYKGEEGVREVLQILNDEFRLSMALSGCRNVAEINRNLIQFSKL from the exons ATGAGTATAAGTTATCG AGAGGGGGGTCGCTGTGCAGAGATGGCTATGGTTTGTCTGACAGACTTTGAGGAGTATGCAAAAGAGCATCTCTCAAAGGCCACCTGGGATTATTACGCTGCTGGGGCAGACGAATGCTGCACCAGGGACGACAATCTGCTTGCGTACAAGAG GATCCGTCTGCGGCCTCGTATCCTGCGGGATGTGTCAGTGAGCGACACACGGACCACTGTGCAGGGGACAGAAATCAGCTTTCCAGTCGGTATAGCACCCACTGCCTTTCACTGCCTGGCCTGGCATGAAGGAGAGGTGGCCACAGCTCGAG CCACAGAGGCTCTGAACACCTGCTACATCACCAGCACTTACTCCACCTGCTCAGTGGAGGAGATCGTGGCAGCGGCACCAAACGGTTACCGCTGGTTCCAGCTGTACGTGTACCGGGACAGGAAGCTGTCTGAACAGATCGTGCACCGTGTGGAGGGGCTCGGCTACAAGGCGCTGGTCCTCACCGTGGACGTCCCCTACACGGGGAAGAGACGCAACGACATCCGCAACCAGTTCAAGCTCCCTCCACACCTCAAGGTCAAGAACTTTGATGGAGTCTTTCAG GAGACGGCAGGCCCCGAGGAATACGGGATCCCGGCCAACACCTTGGACCCCTCCATCAGCTGGAAGGACGTGTACTGGCTCCAGTCCATCACCCGCCTGCCCATTATCATCAAGGGGATCCTGACCAAGGAGGACGCTGAGCTGGCTGTGGAGCACGGCGTCCAGGGAATCATTGTGTCTAACCACGGGGGGAGACAGCTGGACGGAGGCCCGGCCTCG ATTGACGCTCTGTCAGAGATCGTGGACACGGTGCAGGGCAGGATCGAGGTCTATCTGGACGGAGGAATCCGGACAGGAAGTGATGTACTGAAGTCGCTGGCCTTGGGAgcaaagtgtgttttcattggCCGTCCAGCCGTGTGGGGCCTTGCATACAAG GGGGAGGAAGGAGTAAGGGAAGTACTGCAAATCTTAAACGATGAGTTCCGTCTGTCCATGGCTCTATCAG GTTGCAGGAATGTGGCAGAAATCAACAGGAACCTCATTCAGTTCTCTAAACTCTAA